One Candidatus Paceibacterota bacterium genomic window carries:
- the topA gene encoding type I DNA topoisomerase translates to MKLLIVESPSKAKTIEKYLEGAFTVRASVGHIRDLPKSNKQAIDIEGGFIPHYEISKGKEKIVHELQGLAEKANEILLATDPDREGEAIAWHIETLLNQDPEGKSTSYGASKKVKTPIKRVRFYEITKDAVQEAIKNPSDIDLKLVKAQEARRVLDRLVGYDLSGLIWKKVRYGLSAGRVQSPALRIIMEREREILAFVPEKYWKIFGLFETPKKEKITLTCSKEPREEKLFEKIMTEGRKGTWMVKGVKESEQKRSPRAPFTTSTLQQTASSRLGYSPSRTMQIAQKLYEAGHITYMRTDSTNLSGTAQAQIISFVKKEYGNNYAEAHTYKTKSKNAQEAHEAIRPTHIEKLSAGTDDQSKLYRLIWERAVSSQMADAKLLKTKITANINSDVGRPVSGRPTSELPDFTAVGSRLLFPGWLRVDTGARGEDVELPLCKEDEILKLLELKGEEKFTEPPGRYSEAGLIKELEARGIGRPSTYASIMRTIETRGYVKKEGKTLFPTDVGEVVSDFLEKHFANYISDTFTAEMEDELDEISRGEREYEKTLKDFYIPFLKEVKSKEKLEKATNLGNAPENIKCPKCGEPMIVKLSRGGKFYSCSKYPDCEGALMLDGTELKGPEETGEICPECGNKKGKSGGGKLIVKQRRDGTGTFISCSRYPKCKFIKKDEAEEAKKRTGVICPVCKKGDISERRGRFGIFYSCSNYPDCKFAIKAKPTGNICKECGSLMMEGTKTIPERCSNKACKIHNPHKIPKIEA, encoded by the coding sequence ATGAAATTATTAATTGTGGAATCACCATCAAAAGCAAAAACTATTGAGAAATATCTCGAAGGTGCCTTTACTGTGCGCGCGTCTGTCGGACATATTCGCGATTTGCCTAAATCAAACAAACAAGCCATAGACATCGAAGGCGGTTTTATTCCGCATTATGAAATTTCAAAAGGTAAAGAAAAGATTGTGCATGAACTCCAAGGACTGGCAGAAAAAGCAAATGAAATACTTCTCGCGACAGACCCCGACCGTGAAGGAGAAGCCATCGCTTGGCACATAGAAACACTCCTTAATCAAGACCCCGAAGGAAAGAGTACTTCCTACGGGGCAAGTAAAAAAGTAAAAACTCCTATAAAAAGAGTAAGGTTTTACGAGATAACAAAAGATGCGGTACAAGAAGCTATAAAAAACCCAAGTGATATCGATCTGAAACTCGTTAAAGCTCAAGAAGCGCGCCGGGTGCTCGACAGGTTGGTAGGATATGATTTAAGCGGACTCATATGGAAAAAAGTGAGATACGGACTTTCTGCTGGCCGTGTCCAATCCCCTGCGCTTCGCATAATAATGGAACGAGAACGCGAAATTCTAGCTTTTGTTCCTGAAAAATATTGGAAAATATTTGGATTATTTGAAACACCCAAAAAAGAGAAAATAACTCTAACTTGTTCCAAAGAGCCTCGAGAAGAAAAATTATTTGAAAAAATAATGACTGAAGGTAGAAAAGGTACTTGGATGGTAAAAGGAGTAAAAGAATCTGAGCAAAAACGTTCTCCTCGAGCGCCCTTTACCACTTCAACACTCCAGCAGACTGCCTCTTCGCGGCTTGGGTATTCCCCTTCGCGCACAATGCAAATAGCGCAAAAACTTTATGAAGCAGGGCACATCACCTATATGCGAACAGACAGCACCAACCTTTCTGGTACTGCTCAAGCTCAAATAATATCATTTGTAAAAAAGGAATATGGCAATAACTATGCGGAGGCACACACTTATAAGACAAAATCAAAAAATGCCCAGGAGGCGCATGAGGCTATCCGCCCTACACATATAGAGAAACTGTCTGCTGGGACAGATGACCAAAGCAAATTATACCGACTTATTTGGGAGCGCGCGGTTTCTTCACAAATGGCAGATGCCAAATTACTTAAAACTAAAATTACTGCAAATATAAATTCGGACGTTGGACGTCCGGTTTCCGGACGTCCAACGTCCGAATTACCCGATTTCACAGCGGTTGGCTCTCGTTTGCTTTTCCCCGGATGGCTAAGAGTCGACACTGGAGCGCGCGGTGAAGATGTGGAATTGCCTTTATGCAAAGAGGATGAAATTCTAAAACTTCTAGAACTAAAAGGAGAAGAAAAATTTACCGAACCGCCTGGTAGATATTCTGAAGCGGGATTGATTAAAGAACTTGAGGCGAGAGGCATCGGCAGGCCTTCTACTTATGCATCAATAATGAGAACCATCGAAACTAGAGGATATGTAAAAAAAGAAGGCAAAACGCTCTTTCCTACTGATGTCGGCGAAGTAGTATCGGATTTTTTAGAAAAACATTTTGCCAATTATATCTCTGACACATTCACTGCTGAGATGGAGGACGAATTGGACGAAATATCCCGAGGCGAACGCGAATATGAAAAAACATTGAAAGATTTTTATATTCCTTTTTTGAAAGAAGTTAAATCAAAAGAAAAATTAGAAAAAGCAACCAACTTGGGCAATGCTCCGGAAAACATAAAATGCCCGAAATGCGGAGAGCCTATGATTGTCAAGCTTTCACGCGGAGGAAAATTTTATTCTTGCTCGAAATATCCCGATTGCGAGGGAGCATTAATGCTCGACGGTACAGAATTAAAAGGTCCGGAAGAAACCGGTGAAATATGTCCTGAATGCGGAAACAAGAAAGGCAAATCCGGTGGAGGAAAATTGATAGTCAAACAAAGGCGCGATGGCACAGGCACATTTATCTCCTGCTCGCGTTATCCTAAATGCAAATTTATCAAAAAAGATGAAGCTGAAGAAGCCAAAAAACGCACCGGTGTCATCTGTCCTGTTTGCAAAAAGGGAGATATCTCAGAGAGACGCGGACGTTTTGGAATATTTTATTCTTGTTCAAACTATCCTGATTGTAAATTCGCCATAAAGGCAAAACCTACCGGCAACATATGCAAGGAATGCGGAAGCTTGATGATGGAAGGCACAAAAACAATTCCTGAAAGATGTTCAAATAAAGCATGTAAAATACATAATCCTCATAAAATACCCAAGATTGAAGCTTGA
- a CDS encoding RelA/SpoT family protein, whose amino-acid sequence MENTVGDVREIIDLVQGKINKEEEELLRKAYDFAKKAHAGQKRMSGEPYFIHPFETAKILTGLGMDIQIIVAGLLHDVLEDTSITEDAIQKNFGDDILFLIKGVTKLGTLKYRGHERHVESLRKFFVAIASDLRVVIIKFADRLHNLRTLEYVREDKRARIAIESIEVYAPLANRLGMGKLKGELEDAAFPYAFPKEYKETEEIFKEKKGLYEKNLKEVNEKLQKELEKNKIKFIEIDYRIKHLYSLYKKLLKYDMDIDKIYDIVALRVVVNTVADCYRVLGLIHSVWNPLPGRIKDFISIPKPNGYRSIHTTVFTGLGGVAEIQIRTKEMHTEAAYGVAAHFVYKEKGENKIKGNKEKFKWIEELKELNYSPDDPIKFIDHLKMDFFNDRIFIFTPKGDVIDLPEDSSPIDFAYSIHTDIGNHIFGAKINGKMSQIFTKLRNGDIVEIITKKDSKPSGKWLEYTKTSIAKKNIKSYLEKNSLLSKLMSFGRS is encoded by the coding sequence ATGGAAAATACAGTAGGAGATGTAAGAGAAATCATTGATCTCGTACAAGGAAAAATAAATAAAGAAGAGGAGGAACTTTTGCGCAAAGCCTATGATTTTGCGAAAAAAGCTCATGCGGGACAAAAAAGAATGAGCGGAGAACCTTATTTTATTCATCCTTTTGAGACTGCAAAAATTTTAACTGGTCTTGGAATGGATATTCAAATCATCGTTGCTGGATTATTGCATGATGTATTAGAAGATACTTCTATAACAGAAGATGCAATACAAAAAAATTTTGGTGATGATATTTTATTTTTAATCAAAGGTGTAACGAAATTAGGAACCTTAAAATACAGAGGACATGAAAGGCATGTGGAATCTCTGCGTAAATTTTTTGTGGCGATAGCAAGCGATCTACGAGTAGTTATTATTAAATTTGCCGATAGATTGCACAACCTGCGCACTCTCGAATATGTGCGAGAAGATAAAAGAGCTCGAATAGCCATAGAATCTATCGAAGTTTACGCTCCCCTCGCAAACAGGCTCGGAATGGGAAAGCTCAAAGGCGAACTAGAGGATGCCGCTTTCCCATATGCTTTTCCAAAGGAGTACAAAGAGACAGAAGAAATATTTAAAGAAAAAAAAGGTCTTTATGAAAAAAACTTAAAAGAAGTGAATGAAAAATTACAAAAAGAATTAGAAAAAAACAAAATAAAATTTATAGAGATTGATTATCGGATAAAACACTTATACAGCTTATATAAAAAACTTTTAAAATATGATATGGACATAGATAAGATCTATGACATCGTGGCGTTACGTGTGGTAGTTAATACTGTTGCAGATTGTTACCGAGTCTTGGGATTAATCCATTCTGTTTGGAATCCACTACCAGGAAGAATTAAAGATTTTATTTCTATTCCAAAACCAAACGGTTATCGTTCAATTCACACAACTGTTTTTACTGGTTTAGGAGGAGTAGCAGAAATTCAAATAAGGACAAAAGAAATGCATACTGAAGCAGCTTATGGTGTCGCTGCCCACTTTGTTTATAAAGAAAAAGGTGAAAATAAAATTAAAGGAAATAAAGAAAAATTTAAATGGATCGAAGAACTAAAAGAACTTAATTATTCTCCTGATGATCCAATAAAATTTATTGACCATCTTAAGATGGATTTCTTTAATGATCGTATTTTTATCTTCACGCCTAAAGGGGATGTTATTGATTTGCCAGAAGATTCAAGCCCGATAGATTTTGCCTATTCGATACACACTGATATTGGAAATCATATTTTTGGAGCTAAAATAAACGGCAAAATGTCTCAAATTTTTACCAAATTAAGAAATGGAGATATTGTTGAAATAATAACCAAAAAAGATTCTAAACCTTCAGGCAAATGGCTGGAATATACTAAGACTTCCATTGCAAAGAAAAATATAAAATCCTATCTTGAAAAAAATAGTCTTCTTTCTAAGCTCATGTCCTTCGGCCGTAGTTAA
- a CDS encoding ParB/RepB/Spo0J family partition protein, which translates to MSNLYSNSIFWIDTDKIKPNPFQPRRDFDEARLADLADSIKQYGVLQPLIVSRVEVEKEGGDGLVTEYELIAGERRLRAAKMAMVSQVPVVIRTGDTTLMKLELAIIENLQREDLNVVDRARAFFRLVTEFKFTHNEVAKKMGKSREYVSNSLRILTLPEEILHGLSEGKISDGHTRPLLMLADHPEEQLVLFKEIVYKKITVREAERLARKIAYDRVRKKEFMPDPEITELEEEFQEKLGTRVHIDRKELGGQIKIDFFSTEDLRIILDLIRKGEVEKKPGDMLEKHIENTAVQPLEPNGSTAETPLDDRSKEEAEKDETDLYNISNFSV; encoded by the coding sequence ATGTCTAACTTATATTCCAATTCAATTTTTTGGATTGACACCGATAAAATAAAACCAAATCCTTTTCAACCAAGGCGAGATTTTGATGAAGCTAGATTAGCTGATTTAGCTGATTCAATAAAACAGTACGGGGTTCTTCAGCCACTTATAGTTTCTCGAGTTGAAGTGGAAAAAGAAGGCGGGGATGGACTAGTAACTGAATATGAATTGATTGCTGGAGAGCGCAGGCTTCGAGCTGCCAAAATGGCTATGGTATCGCAAGTCCCTGTAGTGATTCGCACAGGGGATACGACCTTGATGAAGCTTGAGCTTGCTATCATTGAAAATTTACAGCGTGAAGATTTAAATGTCGTTGATAGGGCTCGAGCTTTTTTTCGTTTAGTCACTGAGTTTAAATTTACCCACAATGAAGTCGCTAAAAAGATGGGTAAAAGCAGAGAATATGTCTCCAATTCTTTGCGTATTTTAACTTTACCAGAAGAAATTTTGCATGGTTTATCTGAAGGAAAAATTTCCGATGGTCACACTCGCCCACTCTTAATGCTCGCAGATCATCCAGAGGAACAATTGGTTTTATTTAAGGAAATTGTTTACAAAAAAATCACGGTGCGCGAGGCAGAAAGACTGGCTAGGAAAATAGCTTATGATCGCGTGCGAAAAAAAGAATTTATGCCTGACCCGGAAATTACGGAATTAGAAGAAGAATTTCAGGAAAAATTAGGTACCCGAGTACACATAGATAGGAAGGAATTGGGCGGGCAAATTAAAATTGACTTTTTTTCTACTGAAGATTTGCGAATAATTTTAGACTTGATTCGTAAAGGAGAAGTTGAAAAAAAACCAGGTGATATGCTTGAAAAGCATATTGAAAATACAGCGGTTCAACCGCTGGAACCTAACGGTTCAACCGCTGAGACACCACTAGACGATAGATCAAAAGAAGAAGCAGAAAAGGACGAGACAGATTTATACAATATTTCTAATTTTAGCGTCTAG
- a CDS encoding LAGLIDADG family homing endonuclease yields MENIFIKNKVSIVDRVNAVDVSVYSNDLEDLLGWKAKNGSKIKQRVCIPDWIKENEIYQKECIRGLFQTDGSLYFDRGYKMANFTSACITLIQDVSEILNSLGFNVKSRKVIDKGKIKYVIRISKDVEVFVETVNFWKL; encoded by the coding sequence TTGGAGAACATTTTTATAAAAAATAAGGTTTCCATAGTGGACAGAGTTAACGCCGTAGATGTTTCTGTATATTCAAATGATTTAGAAGATTTATTAGGCTGGAAGGCAAAAAATGGATCTAAGATAAAACAACGAGTGTGTATTCCAGATTGGATTAAGGAAAATGAAATCTACCAAAAGGAGTGTATTCGAGGGTTATTTCAAACAGACGGATCTTTGTATTTTGACAGAGGATATAAAATGGCTAATTTTACATCTGCATGTATTACATTAATTCAGGATGTTAGCGAGATACTTAATTCTTTGGGTTTTAATGTTAAATCAAGAAAAGTTATTGATAAGGGCAAGATTAAATATGTCATTAGAATTTCTAAAGATGTAGAGGTTTTTGTTGAAACTGTCAATTTTTGGAAATTGTAA
- a CDS encoding histidine phosphatase family protein codes for MIYSLYVGKLYVVRHGEIDYNIQGRYAGSVDVELNKKGIQQAHDTANKASQLNIDLIITSPLKRCTRMANIIQKVINVPVHNSNEFCERNVGVFEGLTREEAKKNYPELWAKNITRIYDDAPLGGETIKEVEKRVYIGLQKIKKKYNDKNTLIVTHAFVGKIIHKFFNEMNEKQFFEYKLDNAKVVEYNL; via the coding sequence ATGATATATAGTTTATATGTGGGAAAATTATATGTAGTTAGGCATGGAGAAATTGATTACAATATTCAAGGAAGATACGCTGGCTCTGTTGATGTTGAACTGAATAAAAAAGGAATACAACAAGCGCACGACACCGCCAACAAAGCTTCTCAATTAAATATTGATTTAATTATAACTTCTCCCCTAAAAAGATGTACGCGAATGGCGAACATTATTCAAAAAGTTATTAATGTGCCAGTCCATAATTCAAATGAATTTTGTGAAAGAAACGTCGGGGTTTTTGAAGGTTTAACGCGTGAGGAAGCAAAGAAAAATTACCCTGAATTGTGGGCAAAAAATATTACCAGGATTTACGACGATGCTCCACTTGGCGGAGAAACAATCAAGGAGGTAGAAAAAAGAGTTTATATCGGACTTCAGAAAATCAAAAAAAAATATAATGATAAAAATACTCTTATTGTCACGCATGCTTTTGTTGGTAAAATAATACATAAGTTTTTTAACGAAATGAACGAGAAACAATTTTTTGAATACAAACTTGATAATGCCAAAGTGGTGGAATACAATTTATAA
- a CDS encoding UDP-N-acetylglucosamine 1-carboxyvinyltransferase, whose amino-acid sequence MQNTQQKQIGEFIKNLREQRGLTQGEFAKALFTSQSAVARMEKGEQNFSTEILTKISNVLDHKMVCINDSIDFQVNGGKKLSGTIKTNFSKNGSVGLLCASLLNKGTTTLHGIARIEEVNRVIEILESIGVAVKWSDQNTVIIKPPKKFNLKDINIESAIKTRSVVMLMGPLVHYLSSFSLPHAHGCSLGKRTVAAHIYALENLGIKIKTTEKTYDITAKKLKPSEIVMYESGDTACENILTAAALISGITTISFASANYMVQEICFFLEALGVKIDGIGTANLTVHGIKEINKDIEYWNSEDPIESMMFISACVVTDSKLTITRCPIDFLSLELEKLKRMNLKYKILKRYYSYNGRTRLVDIEIFPSKLKALDDKIHSNPYPGINIDNLPFFVPIAIRAKGQTMIHDWVYEDRAIYFTELNRLGASITLADPHRVYIQGGTPLKSAQVVCPPALRPSMVILISMLGAPGTSILRNVYMINRGYEEIAKRLNSVGADIKILK is encoded by the coding sequence ATGCAAAATACCCAACAAAAACAAATAGGAGAATTTATTAAAAATTTAAGAGAACAAAGAGGTTTAACGCAGGGAGAATTTGCCAAAGCTCTTTTTACTTCTCAAAGCGCTGTAGCTCGCATGGAAAAAGGCGAACAGAATTTTTCTACAGAAATTTTAACAAAAATAAGCAATGTACTAGATCATAAAATGGTTTGCATAAATGATTCAATTGACTTCCAAGTAAACGGCGGGAAGAAATTGAGTGGAACCATTAAGACAAATTTTTCTAAAAATGGTTCAGTTGGGCTACTTTGCGCTTCCCTATTAAATAAAGGCACGACTACCCTGCACGGTATTGCTAGAATCGAAGAGGTAAACAGGGTGATAGAAATATTGGAAAGCATAGGAGTCGCAGTAAAATGGTCAGACCAAAATACAGTAATTATTAAGCCCCCAAAAAAGTTTAATTTAAAAGATATAAATATTGAATCGGCTATTAAGACTCGTTCTGTTGTAATGCTGATGGGACCGCTCGTTCATTATCTTTCTTCTTTTTCCTTGCCTCATGCGCACGGTTGCAGTCTAGGCAAACGCACGGTGGCCGCTCATATTTATGCCCTGGAAAACCTTGGAATAAAAATAAAAACCACAGAAAAAACTTATGATATCACCGCAAAAAAATTAAAACCTAGTGAAATAGTGATGTATGAATCGGGAGATACTGCTTGTGAAAATATTCTGACAGCAGCCGCTCTAATTTCCGGAATCACAACCATCTCTTTTGCCAGCGCAAACTACATGGTTCAAGAAATTTGTTTTTTCCTTGAGGCTTTGGGTGTGAAAATTGACGGCATAGGCACCGCCAACCTCACAGTGCACGGAATAAAGGAAATAAATAAAGATATTGAATATTGGAACAGCGAAGACCCGATCGAGTCCATGATGTTTATTTCGGCTTGCGTTGTCACGGATTCGAAACTCACCATCACCAGATGCCCAATTGATTTTCTATCATTAGAACTCGAGAAATTAAAAAGAATGAATTTAAAATATAAAATATTGAAAAGATACTATTCATACAACGGTCGTACCAGACTCGTCGATATTGAAATATTTCCAAGCAAATTAAAAGCATTAGATGATAAAATCCATTCAAACCCTTACCCGGGAATAAATATAGACAATTTGCCTTTTTTTGTACCCATCGCCATACGCGCTAAAGGTCAAACCATGATTCATGATTGGGTTTATGAAGATCGCGCGATTTATTTTACTGAATTAAATAGATTAGGTGCAAGCATTACTCTTGCAGATCCTCATCGCGTTTATATTCAAGGCGGAACGCCTCTCAAATCGGCTCAGGTAGTATGCCCGCCAGCTCTTCGCCCTTCAATGGTTATTCTTATTTCCATGCTGGGGGCTCCTGGGACTTCCATTCTTCGCAATGTTTACATGATAAACCGCGGTTATGAAGAAATAGCTAAACGACTAAACTCCGTCGGTGCAGATATTAAAATTTTGAAGTAA
- the miaA gene encoding tRNA (adenosine(37)-N6)-dimethylallyltransferase MiaA has protein sequence MKKIIVILGQTATGKSDLAVQIAKKINGEIVSADSRQVYKGLEIGTGKITRKEMKGVPHHLLDVANPKHRFTVAEYQKLAISAIVDIAKRGKIPIICGGTGFYIDAITKGIVFPEVPPNIRLRKSLDKKSLTELLKILKKLDAKRVKNIDVKNKVRLIRAIEIAKALGKVPKITAVSPLYEFIKIGLYLPQEKLKKKVEKRVKKMFKMGLLKEIEKLKKSIRLGGYSVSEKRLKELGFEYYNPTPEKVISETLKYSKRQMTWFKKDKNIYWINGAEQNDNYLNILGFVGGK, from the coding sequence ATGAAAAAAATTATTGTAATATTGGGTCAAACAGCTACCGGTAAAAGTGATTTGGCAGTACAGATTGCTAAAAAAATTAATGGAGAAATTGTTTCTGCTGATTCCAGGCAGGTGTATAAAGGTCTTGAGATTGGAACCGGAAAAATTACTCGAAAAGAAATGAAGGGTGTTCCGCATCATTTACTTGATGTAGCAAACCCCAAACACAGATTTACGGTTGCAGAATATCAGAAATTAGCAATATCAGCCATAGTTGATATTGCTAAACGAGGTAAAATTCCCATAATTTGCGGAGGGACGGGATTTTATATTGACGCAATAACGAAAGGTATTGTTTTCCCGGAAGTTCCGCCAAATATTAGGTTGAGAAAAAGTCTGGATAAAAAATCATTAACAGAATTATTGAAAATATTAAAAAAACTTGATGCAAAACGTGTTAAGAATATAGACGTTAAAAATAAAGTCCGGTTAATTAGAGCGATTGAAATAGCAAAAGCATTGGGCAAGGTTCCGAAAATTACAGCGGTTTCACCGCTGTATGAATTTATTAAGATAGGTTTATATCTTCCTCAAGAAAAATTAAAAAAGAAAGTAGAAAAGAGAGTAAAAAAAATGTTTAAAATGGGTTTACTAAAAGAAATAGAAAAACTTAAAAAATCTATCCGCCTCGGCGGTTACAGCGTTTCAGAAAAAAGGTTGAAGGAATTGGGATTCGAATACTATAACCCCACGCCAGAAAAAGTGATTTCAGAAACTCTCAAATACTCCAAACGCCAAATGACTTGGTTTAAAAAGGATAAAAATATTTATTGGATAAATGGCGCAGAACAAAACGATAATTATTTGAACATACTAGGATTTGTCGGAGGCAAGTAA
- a CDS encoding peptidoglycan DD-metalloendopeptidase family protein: MKHYRDYKKQFNTLVLIILLLFPVVFSYAQSAQNLQDQINQKNSDIAQLEKEIANFQSQLDSLGQQKNSLSSSLKALDLTKKKLDADIALTQKKIDKTNFTIQSLSSDIHTKEDSIKNNLDSIRLEIKNINESEQTSLVENILSNNDFSTIWNDMDNIITVRERIRAEIITLKQTKGALEDTRNVTIDAKNELSKLKSQLSDQQKIVVQNTKEKNKLLAQTKNSEANYQKLLKSKLAQKNAIEKELRDYESQLKYILDPSKLPNAGVFSWPLDYILITQLFGKTVDSKRLYVSGSHGGVDFRASVGTPVKSMASGIVAGIGDTDIQCPGASFGKFVFIKYDNGLSSAYGHLSLIKVNVGQKVDRGTVVAYSGNTGYSTGPHLHVSVFAPNAAEVKNLPSKACPGKSLTQPLAPINAYLDPMYYLPPTNPSMFK; this comes from the coding sequence ATGAAACATTATCGCGATTACAAAAAGCAGTTTAATACGCTGGTTTTAATAATTTTACTTCTTTTTCCAGTTGTTTTTTCCTATGCACAAAGCGCTCAAAATCTTCAAGATCAGATAAATCAAAAAAATTCCGACATTGCGCAGTTGGAAAAGGAGATTGCTAATTTTCAATCACAATTAGATAGCCTTGGACAACAAAAAAACTCTCTGAGCAGTTCTCTTAAAGCGCTTGATTTAACTAAAAAAAAATTGGATGCGGATATCGCCCTTACCCAAAAGAAAATTGATAAAACAAATTTTACAATCCAAAGCTTGAGTTCTGATATACACACCAAGGAAGATTCTATAAAAAATAATTTAGATTCTATCCGTCTCGAGATTAAAAATATAAATGAATCCGAGCAAACTAGCTTAGTGGAAAACATTTTGTCTAATAATGATTTCTCAACAATTTGGAATGATATGGATAATATTATCACCGTGCGTGAAAGAATTAGAGCGGAAATAATAACGCTTAAACAAACAAAAGGAGCCTTGGAAGATACTAGAAATGTGACCATCGATGCTAAAAATGAGCTTTCAAAACTAAAATCCCAACTTTCTGATCAGCAGAAAATCGTAGTGCAGAACACTAAAGAAAAAAATAAGCTTTTAGCTCAAACGAAAAATAGCGAAGCCAACTATCAAAAACTTTTAAAAAGCAAGCTTGCTCAAAAAAATGCAATCGAAAAAGAACTCCGGGATTATGAATCTCAATTAAAATATATTCTAGATCCTTCAAAATTGCCAAATGCTGGGGTATTTTCTTGGCCGTTAGATTATATACTTATAACTCAGCTTTTTGGCAAGACTGTCGACTCCAAGAGACTTTATGTGTCAGGTTCTCATGGTGGGGTAGATTTCCGCGCCTCAGTGGGTACACCAGTTAAATCCATGGCTTCAGGAATAGTTGCCGGCATAGGAGACACAGATATACAATGTCCAGGGGCTTCTTTTGGTAAATTTGTTTTCATTAAATACGATAATGGACTTTCTAGCGCTTATGGGCATTTATCCTTAATAAAAGTGAATGTAGGGCAAAAGGTAGACAGGGGCACGGTAGTGGCCTATAGCGGGAATACAGGCTATTCTACTGGACCGCACTTGCACGTCTCTGTCTTTGCTCCCAATGCGGCTGAAGTGAAAAACCTTCCGAGTAAGGCTTGTCCTGGAAAGTCACTGACTCAGCCTCTAGCGCCCATAAATGCATATCTCGACCCGATGTATTACTTGCCTCCGACAAATCCTAGTATGTTCAAATAA
- a CDS encoding glutamate--tRNA ligase family protein — MQEKTTEKVVTRFAPSPTGFIHVGNIRTALYAWLLARKNNGQFILRIEDTDKEREVEGSIEHIQKSLKWLGLNWDQGPDIGGPHAPYIQSKRLELYKKYADKLTKAGHTYLDGQAIKFKIPEKKRTEWNDIVWGELSAGPEALDDFILIKSDGYPTYNFAHIVDDIEMEVTHVVRGQEFISSTPKFLSVYEALGVTPPYFVTTPPIMGSEGNKKLGKRDGAKDVLDYEKEGYLPDAMINYLAFLGFNPGGEKEVYTREELIKVFDLTKIQHSGAKWSDDKLNWINKEHMKLLSKEEIEKNILKSLPENMREKKIVPLIFERISKWGDIKEMIEKGELDLFFKQPNYPKEKLIFKNTSPEKTSENLQLAIKALEELKEENFSQENIKNVLMSLADKMSSKGELLHPVRFALSGMDKSPDPFTIASVLGKNETLSRLQKAV, encoded by the coding sequence ATGCAAGAAAAAACTACAGAAAAAGTTGTAACTAGGTTTGCGCCGTCGCCGACGGGTTTTATTCATGTCGGAAATATCCGAACAGCGCTTTATGCTTGGCTTTTGGCTAGAAAAAACAATGGTCAATTTATTTTACGCATAGAAGATACAGATAAAGAAAGGGAAGTCGAAGGATCAATAGAGCATATTCAAAAATCATTAAAATGGCTTGGTTTGAATTGGGATCAAGGGCCGGATATCGGAGGACCACATGCGCCATATATTCAATCAAAAAGATTAGAATTATATAAAAAATACGCGGATAAACTCACTAAAGCCGGGCATACTTATTTAGATGGCCAAGCTATAAAATTTAAAATACCAGAAAAAAAACGCACCGAATGGAATGATATTGTTTGGGGAGAACTTTCTGCCGGCCCGGAGGCGCTGGATGATTTTATATTAATAAAAAGCGACGGATATCCGACCTATAATTTTGCGCACATTGTAGATGACATAGAGATGGAGGTGACTCACGTGGTGCGAGGGCAAGAATTTATATCCTCAACCCCGAAGTTTTTGTCTGTTTATGAAGCGCTTGGCGTTACTCCTCCGTATTTTGTAACTACGCCTCCGATAATGGGATCGGAAGGAAACAAAAAACTAGGGAAACGCGATGGCGCCAAAGATGTTTTAGATTACGAAAAGGAGGGCTATTTACCGGATGCCATGATAAATTATTTAGCATTCCTTGGTTTTAATCCCGGCGGAGAAAAAGAAGTATACACCAGAGAAGAATTAATTAAGGTTTTTGATTTGACTAAAATTCAACATTCAGGAGCAAAGTGGAGCGATGATAAATTAAATTGGATAAATAAGGAGCATATGAAATTACTTTCTAAAGAAGAAATAGAAAAAAATATCTTAAAAAGTCTACCAGAAAATATGCGAGAAAAAAAAATAGTACCATTAATTTTTGAGAGAATTTCTAAGTGGGGAGATATAAAGGAAATGATAGAAAAAGGAGAGTTGGATTTATTTTTTAAACAACCAAATTATCCTAAGGAGAAATTAATTTTTAAGAATACTTCTCCGGAAAAAACGTCTGAAAATTTACAGCTAGCGATAAAAGCATTAGAAGAATTAAAAGAAGAAAATTTTTCTCAGGAAAACATAAAAAATGTGCTGATGTCACTAGCGGATAAAATGAGCAGTAAGGGAGAATTGCTGCATCCAGTGCGTTTTGCTTTGTCTGGAATGGACAAATCACCTGATCCGTTTACCATAGCCTCCGTATTAGGAAAAAATGAAACATTATCGCGATTACAAAAAGCAGTTTAA